Proteins encoded within one genomic window of Stigmatella aurantiaca:
- a CDS encoding methylthioribulose 1-phosphate dehydratase encodes MFRTEALGARTEELIRVGRFFFERGWVPATAGNFSARLDAHHVVLTASGRHKGELDAEGFLVVTPEGQVLPPGGKPSAETALHLLLYRREPQLGAVLHTHSRPATLLSRLSPQGVVLEGYEVQKALPGVDSHTARVEVPVFPNDQDIPRLAARVEDFLRGHPATCGYLIEGHGLYTWGRTVAEARRHVEAFEFLFECELDLRRLTR; translated from the coding sequence ATGTTCCGCACCGAAGCGCTCGGGGCTCGGACCGAGGAACTCATCCGGGTGGGCCGCTTCTTTTTCGAGCGCGGCTGGGTCCCCGCCACCGCGGGCAACTTCTCCGCGCGGCTGGACGCGCACCACGTGGTCCTCACCGCCTCGGGCCGTCACAAGGGAGAGCTCGACGCGGAGGGCTTTCTCGTGGTGACGCCCGAGGGCCAGGTGCTCCCCCCGGGCGGCAAGCCCTCGGCCGAGACGGCGCTGCACCTCCTGCTCTACCGGCGTGAGCCGCAGCTCGGGGCGGTGCTGCACACCCACTCGCGCCCGGCCACCCTGCTGTCCCGGCTGAGCCCGCAGGGGGTGGTGCTGGAAGGCTACGAGGTGCAGAAGGCCCTGCCGGGCGTGGACAGCCACACGGCGCGCGTGGAGGTGCCCGTGTTCCCCAACGACCAGGACATTCCCCGGCTCGCCGCCCGGGTCGAGGACTTCCTGCGCGGGCACCCGGCCACGTGCGGCTACCTCATCGAGGGCCATGGCCTCTACACCTGGGGCCGCACGGTGGCGGAGGCGCGGCGCCACGTGGAAGCGTTCGAGTTTCTGTTCGAGTGTGAGTTGGACCTGAGGAGGCTGACACGATGA
- a CDS encoding MutS-related protein — protein sequence MTVPAESSPHRTYTERRAAAQARLAALDRLNARYANLRGLTFLAAALVAGLAGFGRLPRDYWWAVAGAVVLYAVWAVLHNAVFRKEARERLYVTLNERGLARLSSAWREFTERGDRFLSSSHLYTPDLDVFGQASLFQLLNETATRAGEERLAAWLSTPAQAPTVVERQGAAQELAPEVGFRQDLCVEARLVSREKANPRLFIQWAESGPMLQSIRWARPLALVLPPITLTLYVLGQLHVVPGWSWWVGLFVQLGVVLATRGALRQMEERLSAGEHGFARYAPLFARIEGQKVQHPLLQRLQAGLQRPGEAPVSTHFQRFSRLYSFVEFKRHQFHPVVHLLTLWDIHALFPLETWREKHGAQVRHWFEALAEWEALSCLAGFAHDRPDFTWPTLTPEGPRVEARKLGHPLLDNPVPNDVSLPGPRHALLITGSNMSGKTTLMRAVGANVVLALAGAPVCASAFVLSPLQVLTSMRVKDSLERGVSYFYAEVQRIKAVLDAAAQAQGQVLFLLDEILLGTNTRERQIASREVLRLLLSTGACGAVTTHDLSLAVLADEPGVHVVNVHFRDHLEDGKMVFDYTLRQGVVDTTNALRVLRMAGVPVNENEAPFDSGDKALARS from the coding sequence ATGACCGTTCCAGCCGAGTCTTCTCCCCACCGCACGTACACCGAGCGCCGCGCCGCCGCCCAAGCAAGGCTCGCGGCCCTGGACCGGCTCAACGCGCGCTACGCCAACCTGCGCGGGCTCACCTTCCTGGCAGCGGCCCTCGTCGCGGGGTTGGCCGGCTTCGGGCGGCTCCCGCGGGACTACTGGTGGGCGGTGGCCGGGGCGGTGGTCCTCTATGCGGTGTGGGCCGTGCTGCACAACGCGGTCTTCCGCAAGGAGGCCCGGGAGCGGTTGTACGTCACGCTGAATGAGCGCGGGCTGGCGCGGCTGAGCAGTGCCTGGCGCGAGTTCACCGAGCGGGGGGATCGCTTCCTGTCCTCCTCCCACCTGTACACACCGGACCTGGATGTCTTCGGGCAGGCCAGCCTCTTCCAGCTCTTGAACGAAACGGCGACCCGGGCCGGGGAAGAGCGGCTCGCCGCCTGGCTGTCCACCCCGGCGCAGGCCCCCACCGTGGTGGAGCGGCAGGGGGCGGCCCAGGAGCTGGCGCCCGAGGTGGGCTTCCGGCAGGACCTGTGCGTGGAGGCGCGCCTGGTGTCCCGGGAGAAGGCGAACCCGCGGCTGTTCATCCAGTGGGCCGAGTCCGGCCCCATGCTCCAGTCCATCCGCTGGGCCCGGCCGCTGGCGCTGGTGCTCCCCCCCATCACCCTGACGCTCTACGTGCTCGGGCAGCTCCACGTCGTGCCCGGGTGGTCCTGGTGGGTGGGGCTCTTCGTGCAGCTCGGCGTGGTGCTGGCCACCCGGGGCGCCCTGCGGCAGATGGAGGAGCGGCTGTCGGCGGGGGAGCACGGCTTCGCGCGCTATGCGCCGCTCTTCGCCCGCATCGAGGGGCAGAAGGTCCAACACCCCTTGCTCCAGCGGCTCCAGGCGGGGCTTCAGCGGCCGGGCGAGGCGCCCGTCTCCACCCACTTCCAGCGCTTCAGCCGGCTGTACTCGTTCGTGGAGTTCAAGCGGCACCAGTTCCACCCGGTGGTGCACCTGCTCACGCTCTGGGACATTCACGCCCTGTTCCCCCTGGAGACCTGGCGCGAGAAGCACGGCGCCCAGGTGCGGCACTGGTTCGAGGCGCTCGCGGAGTGGGAGGCGCTCTCGTGCCTGGCGGGCTTCGCGCACGACCGGCCGGACTTCACCTGGCCCACGCTCACCCCCGAGGGCCCGCGCGTGGAGGCCCGGAAGCTGGGCCACCCGCTCCTGGACAACCCCGTCCCCAACGACGTGTCCCTGCCCGGCCCCCGCCACGCGCTGCTCATCACCGGCTCCAACATGTCGGGGAAGACCACCCTGATGCGGGCGGTGGGCGCCAATGTCGTCCTCGCGCTGGCAGGCGCCCCCGTGTGCGCGAGTGCGTTCGTCCTGAGCCCGCTCCAGGTGCTCACCAGCATGCGCGTGAAGGACTCACTGGAGCGCGGCGTGTCCTACTTCTACGCCGAGGTGCAGCGCATCAAGGCGGTGCTGGACGCGGCGGCGCAGGCCCAGGGGCAGGTGCTGTTCCTGCTGGATGAAATCCTGCTGGGCACCAACACGCGCGAGCGGCAGATCGCCTCGCGCGAGGTGCTGCGGCTGCTCCTGAGCACGGGGGCCTGCGGCGCGGTGACGACGCACGACTTGTCGCTGGCGGTGCTGGCCGACGAGCCCGGCGTCCACGTGGTGAACGTCCACTTCCGGGACCACCTGGAGGACGGGAAGATGGTGTTCGACTACACCCTGCGCCAGGGCGTGGTGGACACCACCAACGCGCTCCGGGTGCTGCGCATGGCGGGCGTTCCGGTGAACGAGAACGAAGCGCCCTTCGATTCGGGAGACAAGGCGCTCGCACGCTCTTAA
- a CDS encoding sensor histidine kinase: MNPLLLQAVQLAWSPGMRVTHVEGDSPSILRRRAAELLDAPLHTALGISPERARDLDALAQENRRAVEFLSAHFGTGEPVSLRLVLGLHEGAPAAAILDLNALLVGAPPVQISGLSSSLSHEIRNPLSSVKMAVQTLQRNTGLSDRDKRRLTIANREIRTMERMLWMLSEYGRDSVPNLDSHPLRSVLQEAQAMVAPELAERRIELQIEEAPELPRARVDTVRLRPVLAQLMLNIAMGQPEGSPLQVYLRAAPTGQAQLVLKDPVAALPPEEQATLFEPFGSRLAHGAGLSLAALRRVMLNQGGSVSAEGSAEPGMVFTLTFAS, encoded by the coding sequence ATGAACCCTCTGCTCCTGCAAGCCGTGCAGCTCGCCTGGTCCCCTGGCATGCGGGTGACCCATGTCGAAGGGGACAGCCCCTCCATCCTCCGTCGTCGCGCGGCGGAGCTGCTGGATGCGCCCCTGCATACGGCCCTCGGCATCTCACCGGAGCGGGCGCGGGACCTGGACGCTTTGGCCCAGGAGAACCGCCGCGCCGTGGAGTTTCTTTCCGCCCACTTCGGCACCGGCGAGCCCGTCTCCCTGCGGCTGGTGCTCGGCCTGCACGAGGGGGCCCCCGCGGCCGCCATCCTGGACCTGAACGCCCTGCTCGTCGGCGCCCCGCCCGTCCAGATTTCGGGCCTCTCCTCCTCGCTCAGCCATGAAATCCGCAACCCCCTGAGCTCCGTGAAGATGGCGGTGCAGACGCTCCAGCGGAACACGGGCCTGTCGGACCGGGACAAGCGCCGGCTGACCATCGCCAACCGCGAAATCCGCACCATGGAGCGGATGCTCTGGATGCTGTCCGAGTACGGCCGCGACAGCGTGCCCAACCTGGACTCCCACCCCCTGCGCTCGGTGCTCCAGGAGGCCCAGGCCATGGTGGCCCCGGAGCTGGCCGAGCGCCGCATCGAGCTTCAGATCGAGGAAGCGCCCGAGCTGCCCCGGGCCCGGGTGGACACCGTGCGGCTGCGGCCCGTGCTGGCCCAGCTGATGCTCAACATCGCCATGGGCCAGCCCGAGGGCTCCCCGCTCCAGGTGTACCTGCGCGCCGCGCCCACCGGCCAGGCGCAGCTCGTGCTGAAGGACCCCGTGGCGGCCTTGCCCCCGGAGGAGCAGGCCACCCTGTTCGAGCCCTTTGGCTCCCGGCTGGCCCATGGGGCAGGCCTCTCCCTGGCCGCGCTCCGGCGCGTCATGCTCAACCAGGGCGGCTCCGTGTCCGCCGAGGGAAGCGCCGAGCCGGGCATGGTGTTCACACTCACCTTCGCTTCGTGA
- a CDS encoding sigma-54-dependent transcriptional regulator encodes METLLIIDDDVGLLENLQMHFEEILQDGAPRYNVVTATSAAMGLKAAQDAMPSVVILDMMLPDRSGLEIIEEMKTLCGDARIILVTAHHDMETTIRAMKAGAFDYIHKPFPDPAALDLVVDRALEYRQLSRRAASVNVENAAARLGDIVGTSPLMQQLVKEIGKVTSSTATVLINGESGTGKELFARVIHNYSYDEAKPFIGINCSAIVDTLLESELFGHEKGSFTGATTTKQGKFELAEDGTVFLDEIGDMSLMLQAKLLRVLQEREFERVGGVKRIKLRARVIAATHRTLSEEVASGRFREDLYQRLKVITLRIPPLRERREDIPLLVHHLLERINEKVHKRVLRVPPEVLEHLTRLPWRGNVRELENVLTRAVVLAPGEVLLGEDLPALEPGPQEPGRPLPATGPLFAAPAVDDASQIPTLEEAERVLIQRAMAVTKGHKGKTCQILGISRPTLERKLQKYALSQPIPSSLGGQG; translated from the coding sequence ATGGAGACCCTTCTCATCATCGATGACGACGTGGGGCTCCTGGAGAACCTCCAGATGCACTTCGAGGAGATCCTCCAGGATGGCGCACCGCGTTACAACGTGGTGACGGCCACCAGCGCCGCCATGGGGCTCAAGGCGGCCCAGGACGCCATGCCCAGCGTGGTCATCCTGGACATGATGCTGCCGGACCGCAGCGGCCTGGAAATCATCGAGGAGATGAAGACGCTGTGCGGGGACGCGCGCATCATCCTCGTCACCGCGCACCACGACATGGAGACGACGATCCGGGCCATGAAGGCCGGGGCGTTCGACTACATCCACAAGCCCTTCCCGGACCCGGCCGCGCTGGATCTGGTGGTGGATCGGGCGCTGGAGTACCGGCAGCTGTCGCGGCGCGCCGCGTCCGTGAACGTGGAGAACGCGGCGGCGCGGCTGGGGGACATCGTCGGCACCAGCCCGCTGATGCAGCAGTTGGTGAAGGAGATCGGCAAGGTCACCAGCAGCACCGCCACGGTGCTCATCAATGGCGAGAGCGGCACGGGCAAGGAGCTCTTCGCCCGCGTCATCCACAACTACTCCTATGACGAGGCCAAGCCCTTCATCGGCATCAACTGCTCGGCCATCGTGGACACGCTCTTGGAGAGCGAGCTGTTCGGCCACGAGAAGGGCTCGTTCACCGGAGCCACCACCACCAAGCAGGGCAAGTTCGAGCTGGCCGAGGACGGCACCGTCTTCCTGGACGAGATCGGCGACATGTCGCTGATGCTCCAGGCCAAGCTCTTGCGCGTGCTCCAGGAGCGGGAGTTCGAGCGCGTGGGCGGCGTCAAGCGCATCAAGCTGCGCGCGCGCGTCATCGCCGCCACCCACCGCACCCTCTCCGAGGAGGTGGCCTCGGGCCGCTTCCGCGAGGACCTCTACCAGCGCCTCAAGGTCATCACCCTGCGGATTCCCCCGCTGCGCGAGCGCCGCGAGGACATCCCCCTGCTGGTGCACCACCTGCTGGAGCGCATCAACGAGAAGGTCCACAAACGGGTGCTCCGCGTGCCCCCCGAGGTGCTGGAGCACCTGACGCGGCTGCCGTGGCGCGGCAACGTGCGCGAGCTGGAGAACGTGCTCACCCGCGCCGTGGTGCTCGCCCCGGGCGAGGTGTTGCTGGGTGAAGACTTGCCGGCCCTGGAGCCCGGGCCCCAGGAGCCTGGCCGGCCGCTTCCCGCTACCGGGCCCCTGTTCGCCGCCCCGGCCGTGGATGACGCCAGCCAGATTCCCACTTTGGAAGAAGCCGAACGCGTTCTCATCCAGCGCGCCATGGCCGTCACCAAGGGGCACAAGGGCAAAACGTGCCAGATTCTGGGAATCAGCCGCCCGACGCTTGAGCGCAAACTCCAGAAATACGCGCTCTCCCAGCCAATCCCCTCGTCCTTGGGTGGACAGGGATAG
- the mrpC gene encoding Crp/Fnr family transcriptional regulator MrpC, with amino-acid sequence MHGFNRPLGPIGSNVVAPLQTTSSGMMVTANKIVPGQESIDFKGYFKVESFPHNSVIYRYGDTTDRVYLLKSGRVRLMRVGKNGTRSVVSILRPGEIFGEVFRPEGTTIEEMAIASGEAEVWSIEGRDFRAQLEARPALALDVVRAYAERVRALRKRVLGLTFKEVPARLADTLLTLVEAHGERCPHGGETDLRGITQQDLADLVGASRSFVSTLINEMKRDGVLGNVGRILCVRDQKALRKIAGKEK; translated from the coding sequence ATGCACGGCTTCAACCGCCCCCTCGGCCCCATCGGTTCCAACGTTGTCGCCCCCCTGCAGACGACCAGCTCCGGGATGATGGTGACGGCCAACAAGATCGTTCCCGGCCAGGAATCGATCGACTTCAAGGGCTACTTCAAGGTCGAGTCCTTCCCCCACAACTCGGTCATCTACCGCTATGGGGACACCACCGACCGCGTGTACCTGCTCAAGTCCGGCCGCGTGCGCCTGATGCGCGTGGGCAAGAACGGCACCCGCTCGGTGGTCAGCATCCTGCGCCCCGGGGAGATCTTCGGCGAGGTGTTCCGCCCCGAGGGCACCACCATCGAAGAGATGGCGATCGCCTCCGGTGAGGCCGAGGTGTGGAGCATCGAGGGCCGTGACTTCCGCGCGCAGCTGGAGGCCCGCCCGGCCCTGGCGCTGGATGTGGTGCGCGCCTACGCCGAGCGCGTGCGTGCGCTGCGCAAGCGCGTGCTGGGCCTGACCTTCAAGGAAGTGCCGGCGCGCCTGGCCGACACCCTGCTGACGCTCGTCGAGGCGCACGGTGAGCGCTGCCCGCACGGCGGCGAGACGGACCTGCGCGGCATCACCCAGCAGGACCTGGCGGACCTGGTGGGCGCCTCGCGCTCCTTCGTGTCCACGCTCATCAACGAGATGAAGCGCGATGGCGTGCTGGGCAACGTCGGCCGCATCCTCTGCGTGCGCGACCAGAAGGCCCTGCGGAAGATCGCCGGCAAGGAGAAGTAA
- a CDS encoding complex I subunit 4 family protein, whose product MSNLDPYLLSLVVFLPLFFAGILAFIPAQEPGPIRMLALLAALADGAVALWAWTRFEPTGPEFQLEYRASWLEMGGLSYHVGVDGLALSLVMLVALLGPVVVLASWTSVRERVKEFHLALLFLQAVTMGALVSLDLLFFYICFEAALLPTGLLVGVWGGPMRNKASARYFLASFAGSVLMLVSLLAIYSVALPAGQRTFDYVRVFNTLQEAHRELAACRTPVAECGALSPLAQTVGTWGPWIFGGIALAFAVKSALFPVHRWLAETQSEAPRAASVLLAIKLGAFGFWRFGFPLFPDATQQFRGVLTAMAVISIVYGALMCLAQRDIRRFLAYATISHLGSILLGMLTLTEEGATGSAYHMINQGLSTAAIFLLVGFLQEQRGSKQVQDYGGLARTMPRFAFAFVLITFSLIGLPGTNGFVSEFLVLLGAFKSNLSPVVGALAATGVILSATYMLWLVQKVLFGPVRHPENHALKDLHGREWVITVPFLVLAVVLGLKPQPILDRLEPASRRFVARSSLGMEGANPPAELLRVTSAPLPEQAARDLGPDFVQPVQ is encoded by the coding sequence ATGAGTAATCTCGACCCCTATCTTCTGTCCCTCGTGGTCTTCCTCCCGCTGTTCTTCGCGGGGATTCTGGCGTTCATCCCGGCCCAGGAGCCCGGGCCGATCCGGATGCTGGCCCTGCTGGCGGCCCTGGCGGACGGGGCGGTGGCCCTCTGGGCCTGGACGCGCTTCGAGCCCACGGGGCCGGAGTTCCAGCTGGAGTACCGCGCGAGCTGGCTGGAGATGGGCGGGCTGTCCTACCACGTGGGCGTGGATGGGCTCGCCCTCTCGCTGGTGATGCTCGTGGCGCTGCTGGGCCCCGTGGTGGTGCTGGCCAGCTGGACGTCGGTGCGCGAGCGGGTGAAGGAGTTCCACCTGGCGCTCCTGTTCCTGCAGGCCGTGACGATGGGCGCGCTGGTGTCGCTGGATCTGCTGTTCTTCTACATCTGCTTCGAGGCGGCGCTGCTGCCCACGGGCCTGCTGGTGGGCGTGTGGGGCGGGCCGATGCGCAACAAGGCCAGCGCGCGCTACTTCCTGGCCTCGTTCGCTGGCAGCGTGCTCATGCTGGTGTCGCTGCTGGCCATCTACAGCGTGGCGCTGCCCGCGGGCCAGCGGACCTTCGACTACGTCCGCGTCTTCAACACGCTGCAGGAGGCGCACCGGGAGCTGGCCGCGTGCCGCACGCCGGTGGCCGAGTGCGGCGCGCTCTCGCCGCTGGCCCAGACGGTGGGCACCTGGGGCCCGTGGATTTTCGGCGGCATCGCCCTGGCGTTCGCGGTGAAGTCGGCCCTGTTCCCGGTGCACCGGTGGCTGGCCGAGACGCAGTCCGAGGCCCCCCGCGCGGCCTCCGTGCTGCTGGCCATCAAGCTGGGCGCGTTCGGCTTCTGGCGCTTCGGCTTCCCGCTCTTCCCGGACGCCACCCAGCAGTTCCGGGGCGTGCTCACGGCCATGGCCGTCATCAGCATCGTGTACGGGGCGCTCATGTGCCTGGCCCAGCGGGACATCCGCCGGTTCCTCGCCTACGCGACCATCAGCCACCTGGGCAGCATCCTCCTGGGCATGCTGACGCTGACCGAGGAGGGCGCCACGGGCAGCGCCTACCACATGATCAACCAGGGGCTGTCCACCGCGGCCATCTTCCTGTTGGTGGGCTTCCTCCAGGAGCAGCGCGGCAGCAAGCAGGTGCAGGACTACGGCGGGCTTGCGCGCACGATGCCCCGCTTCGCCTTTGCCTTCGTGCTCATCACCTTCAGCCTCATCGGCCTGCCGGGCACCAACGGCTTCGTCAGCGAGTTCCTCGTGCTGCTGGGCGCCTTCAAGAGCAACCTGAGCCCGGTGGTGGGCGCGCTGGCGGCCACGGGCGTCATCCTCAGCGCCACGTACATGCTGTGGCTGGTGCAGAAGGTGCTCTTCGGGCCGGTGCGCCACCCGGAGAACCACGCCCTGAAGGACCTGCACGGGCGCGAGTGGGTCATCACCGTGCCCTTCCTGGTGCTGGCGGTGGTGCTGGGCCTCAAGCCCCAGCCCATCCTCGACCGGCTCGAGCCGGCGAGCCGCCGCTTCGTGGCGCGCTCCAGCCTGGGCATGGAGGGGGCCAACCCGCCGGCGGAGCTGCTCCGTGTGACGTCCGCGCCCCTGCCCGAGCAGGCCGCGCGGGACCTCGGGCCGGACTTCGTCCAGCCCGTGCAGTAA
- a CDS encoding 1,2-dihydroxy-3-keto-5-methylthiopentene dioxygenase — MSELRVFDEGDVSHPLLHTRDFDTIRRELEAVGIRFERWEACKPLPPGASQADILAAYQDSVERLMKERGLQSVDVLGMVPDHPDRAAIRKKFLEEHTHSEDEVRFFVEGQGLFSIHKAGRVFMVLCEKGDLISVPDGTPHWFDMGPSPHFIAIRLFTNTEGWVARMTGSAIASSFPRLE, encoded by the coding sequence ATGAGCGAGCTAAGGGTCTTCGACGAAGGGGATGTGTCCCACCCCCTCCTTCACACCCGGGACTTCGACACCATCCGCCGGGAGCTGGAGGCCGTGGGCATCCGCTTCGAGCGCTGGGAGGCGTGCAAGCCCCTGCCCCCCGGGGCGAGCCAGGCGGACATCCTGGCCGCCTACCAGGACTCCGTGGAGCGGCTGATGAAGGAGCGGGGGCTCCAATCCGTGGATGTGCTGGGCATGGTGCCGGACCATCCGGACCGGGCCGCCATCCGCAAGAAGTTCCTCGAGGAGCACACGCACAGCGAGGACGAGGTGCGCTTCTTCGTCGAGGGCCAGGGCCTCTTCAGCATCCACAAGGCGGGGCGCGTCTTCATGGTGCTGTGCGAGAAGGGCGACCTCATCAGCGTTCCGGACGGCACGCCCCACTGGTTCGACATGGGCCCCTCGCCCCACTTCATCGCCATCCGCCTCTTCACGAACACCGAAGGCTGGGTGGCACGGATGACGGGCAGCGCCATCGCCTCGTCCTTCCCGCGCCTCGAATAA
- the mtnC gene encoding acireductone synthase: protein MERSPMVRAIVTDIEGTTSSLSFVKDVLFPYSARHMREFVLTHGPQPPVRRMLDEARELDGGARDDAALVDVLLRWIQEDRKYGPLKALQGLMWEEGYRRGDFQGHVYEDAARRLRDWHARGLRLYVYSSGSVQAQVSLFRHTPFGDLTPLFQGHFDTRIGGKKEAAAYEAIRRELGLPAPDILFLSDVREELDAAATAGLRTACLVRGEGPEVNPGPHPVARSFDELAV, encoded by the coding sequence ATGGAGCGCTCCCCCATGGTGCGGGCCATCGTCACCGACATCGAAGGGACCACCTCGAGCCTGTCCTTCGTGAAGGACGTGCTCTTCCCCTACTCGGCCCGCCACATGCGGGAGTTCGTCCTCACCCACGGCCCGCAGCCCCCGGTGCGCCGCATGCTCGACGAGGCGCGGGAGCTGGACGGCGGGGCGCGGGACGACGCGGCGCTCGTGGACGTCCTGCTGCGCTGGATTCAGGAGGACCGGAAGTACGGGCCGCTCAAGGCGCTGCAGGGCCTGATGTGGGAAGAGGGCTACCGCCGCGGGGACTTCCAGGGCCACGTGTACGAGGATGCCGCGCGCCGGCTGCGCGACTGGCACGCCCGGGGGCTGCGCCTCTACGTCTACTCCTCGGGCTCGGTGCAGGCGCAGGTGTCGCTCTTCCGCCACACGCCCTTCGGGGACCTCACCCCGCTCTTCCAGGGCCACTTCGACACCCGCATCGGGGGAAAGAAGGAGGCAGCCGCCTACGAGGCCATCCGCCGGGAACTCGGCCTGCCCGCCCCGGACATCCTCTTCCTCTCGGACGTGCGGGAGGAGCTGGACGCGGCCGCCACCGCGGGCCTGCGCACCGCGTGCCTGGTGCGGGGCGAGGGCCCCGAGGTGAATCCCGGGCCGCACCCGGTGGCGCGGAGCTTCGATGAACTGGCAGTGTGA
- a CDS encoding glycosyltransferase family 39 protein: MAFWAGWAALLALAFLARVGNWRQVFLEGGVELVPTDSYYYVRYALLQQHAFPFFHRFDPYISFPSGAFIIWPPLHTWLVALFLALGPADPERAAAWVGPGLALVELGLLTLLARRWLGGGVALGALALMALVPSAVASGALGNADHHVHEQTLSALAALLLGRALAQGSPGWGAAAGVALGLGRMFTTTSFTLVPGMAAAIPLAALLVRNTPRAAASRVGLAAGVGLALAQGMAVAWFGTLSSLAYYDISLFQPLFGLGLFSAGAGVAAFLEHRRHWPLPLLLAALCALPLVPEVSRAFGHLAHQDPLLTIVSESIPLWRDRTFARQLLGALCLLLPLGLGAAAVRAWRERDVLMATLVAATLPLIGASLLQARFTQPLLGSGALLTSAGLGWALRQATPRIRHVSYALLGLVGLSFLASVLPARRAAAPTDEGLIRSTLAWMRTHTPPPSPAWDTQVPPAYGVVAYFNLGHLLALWAERPAVATPFSQVPEHVQANLAATEVLSAPDDATASAQAQALSARYVLLIPIEYFLGKLKVPPRDTVHDWLLEHAGMAQGPRPASAHFRLIHESAEARPGKPGLPYARLFEHVPGAVLRGRCAPGVPVSARLELMTPRGTPLHYTPQTTADAQGTFSLRVAYPTEGDPAASDIRAAAPYQVTCEGGGGTASVPEAAVREGTVLGLDK; the protein is encoded by the coding sequence GAACTGGCGCCAGGTCTTCCTGGAGGGGGGCGTGGAGCTGGTCCCCACGGACTCGTACTACTACGTCCGCTACGCGCTCCTGCAGCAGCACGCCTTCCCCTTCTTCCACCGGTTCGATCCCTACATCAGCTTTCCGAGCGGGGCCTTCATCATCTGGCCGCCGCTGCACACGTGGTTGGTGGCGCTGTTCCTCGCCCTCGGCCCGGCGGATCCCGAGCGGGCCGCGGCCTGGGTGGGTCCTGGGTTGGCCCTCGTGGAGCTGGGGCTGCTCACGCTCCTGGCCCGGCGATGGCTCGGCGGAGGGGTCGCGCTGGGCGCGCTCGCGCTGATGGCCCTGGTGCCCTCGGCCGTCGCTTCCGGGGCCCTGGGCAACGCGGATCACCACGTCCACGAGCAGACCCTGTCCGCCCTCGCCGCGCTCCTGCTGGGCCGGGCCCTCGCCCAGGGCTCACCGGGATGGGGGGCCGCCGCGGGCGTAGCGCTGGGACTCGGACGGATGTTCACCACCACGAGCTTCACGCTGGTGCCCGGCATGGCCGCCGCCATTCCCCTGGCGGCCCTGCTCGTCCGGAACACTCCCAGGGCCGCCGCCAGCCGCGTGGGCCTGGCCGCCGGGGTAGGGCTCGCGCTGGCCCAGGGGATGGCGGTGGCCTGGTTTGGCACCCTCTCCTCCCTGGCCTACTACGACATCTCCCTCTTCCAGCCCCTCTTCGGCCTGGGCCTGTTCAGCGCGGGGGCCGGTGTGGCCGCCTTCCTGGAGCACCGCCGGCACTGGCCCCTGCCCCTCCTCCTCGCCGCCCTGTGCGCCCTGCCCCTCGTCCCGGAGGTCTCCCGCGCCTTCGGCCACCTCGCGCACCAGGATCCCCTCCTCACCATCGTCTCGGAATCCATCCCGCTCTGGAGGGACCGGACCTTCGCCCGTCAGCTCCTGGGCGCGCTGTGCCTGCTGCTGCCCCTGGGCCTGGGGGCCGCCGCCGTCCGGGCCTGGCGCGAGCGCGATGTCCTGATGGCCACCCTTGTGGCGGCAACCCTGCCCCTCATCGGGGCCTCGCTGCTGCAAGCCCGCTTCACCCAGCCGCTGCTGGGCAGTGGCGCCCTGCTCACCTCCGCAGGGCTGGGCTGGGCGCTGCGCCAGGCCACCCCGCGCATCCGCCACGTGTCCTACGCGTTGCTCGGGCTGGTAGGGCTGTCCTTTCTGGCCTCCGTCCTTCCCGCGCGGCGCGCTGCCGCCCCCACGGACGAAGGCCTCATCCGCTCCACCCTCGCCTGGATGCGGACGCACACCCCGCCGCCCTCTCCCGCCTGGGACACGCAGGTGCCCCCGGCCTATGGCGTGGTGGCCTACTTCAACCTGGGCCACCTGCTGGCCCTGTGGGCCGAGCGCCCCGCGGTGGCCACCCCCTTCTCCCAGGTGCCCGAGCACGTCCAGGCCAACCTCGCGGCCACCGAGGTGCTCAGCGCCCCGGACGACGCGACCGCCTCCGCGCAGGCCCAGGCCCTCTCCGCGCGGTACGTGCTGCTCATCCCCATCGAGTACTTCCTGGGGAAGCTGAAGGTGCCGCCGCGCGACACCGTGCACGACTGGCTGCTGGAGCACGCGGGCATGGCCCAGGGCCCCAGGCCCGCGAGCGCCCACTTCCGGCTCATCCACGAGTCGGCGGAGGCCCGCCCGGGCAAGCCCGGCCTGCCCTACGCCCGCCTCTTCGAGCACGTCCCGGGGGCGGTGCTCCGGGGACGCTGCGCGCCCGGCGTCCCGGTGTCCGCGCGCCTGGAGCTGATGACGCCCCGGGGGACCCCTCTGCACTACACCCCTCAGACCACCGCCGATGCCCAGGGGACCTTCTCGCTGCGCGTGGCCTATCCCACCGAGGGAGACCCCGCCGCTTCGGACATCCGCGCCGCGGCGCCCTACCAGGTGACGTGCGAGGGCGGCGGCGGAACCGCCTCCGTCCCCGAGGCCGCCGTGCGCGAGGGCACGGTGCTCGGCCTCGACAAATGA